In Pedobacter heparinus DSM 2366, the following are encoded in one genomic region:
- a CDS encoding alanine dehydrogenase — protein sequence MATGLREGMASIAQKGLIQPKEAMSEINKKNNSLYIGIPKEISFQENRIALTPLSVALLVNNGHKVIIETGAGVGANFSDKDYSEQGAIISFNKKEVFEADILVKIAPPTTEEIAMMHKGQTLISALQMGALKESYLKALLNKKINALCFENLRDEGNILSVVRSMSEIVGATSILIAAEYLSNVTGGKGLMLGGFTGVPPTEIVILGAGTVGEYAARTAISLGAEVKVFDSSIYRLRRLQNNLGSRVFTSVMQPIVLGKAITTCDVVIGAIRASHGRSPCIVMEETVARMKPNSVVIDVSIDQGGCFETSEVTNHKDPVFRKHDVIHYCVPNIASRVPRTASYALTNIFTPILIDIGDMGGLMNVVWNKPGIREALYIYQGHLTSKDLANMFNLPYKDIELLVAANQ from the coding sequence ATGGCTACAGGATTACGCGAAGGTATGGCCTCCATTGCCCAAAAAGGGTTAATACAACCCAAAGAGGCAATGTCAGAAATCAATAAAAAGAACAACAGTTTATACATCGGCATTCCTAAAGAGATCTCTTTTCAGGAAAACAGGATCGCACTGACCCCACTTTCTGTTGCGCTCCTTGTCAACAACGGGCACAAGGTAATTATTGAAACCGGGGCCGGCGTAGGTGCAAATTTTTCTGATAAAGATTATAGTGAACAGGGTGCGATCATTTCTTTTAACAAAAAAGAAGTTTTTGAAGCAGATATCCTGGTAAAGATTGCGCCCCCTACTACTGAAGAAATTGCCATGATGCATAAGGGGCAGACCTTAATTTCTGCCCTGCAGATGGGTGCCCTGAAAGAGTCTTACCTCAAGGCCCTGCTCAACAAAAAGATCAATGCCCTTTGCTTTGAGAACCTGCGTGATGAAGGTAATATCTTAAGTGTGGTGCGGTCCATGAGCGAAATTGTTGGTGCCACCTCTATTTTAATAGCCGCAGAATACCTGAGCAACGTAACGGGTGGAAAAGGGCTGATGCTGGGTGGTTTTACCGGTGTGCCCCCTACAGAAATTGTAATCCTGGGCGCAGGTACAGTTGGCGAATATGCTGCCCGTACAGCCATATCGCTGGGCGCAGAGGTAAAAGTATTCGACAGTTCTATTTACAGGTTAAGGCGGTTGCAAAATAACCTGGGCAGCAGGGTTTTTACTTCGGTAATGCAACCTATCGTATTGGGCAAGGCCATTACGACCTGCGATGTGGTGATTGGCGCCATTCGCGCCTCACATGGCCGGAGCCCCTGCATTGTAATGGAAGAAACCGTAGCGCGCATGAAACCAAACTCGGTGGTAATTGATGTAAGTATCGACCAGGGCGGTTGCTTTGAGACCTCAGAAGTAACCAACCATAAGGACCCAGTATTCCGGAAACACGACGTCATTCATTATTGTGTGCCCAATATTGCCTCAAGGGTACCCCGAACGGCCTCTTATGCGCTAACCAATATCTTTACGCCTATTTTGATAGATATAGGCGACATGGGCGGATTGATGAACGTGGTATGGAACAAACCGGGGATCAGGGAAGCACTGTACATTTACCAGGGCCACCTGACCAG